The following are encoded in a window of Ranitomeya variabilis isolate aRanVar5 chromosome 8, aRanVar5.hap1, whole genome shotgun sequence genomic DNA:
- the ITGB3BP gene encoding centromere protein R isoform X2, which translates to MRAKRSLRLEASETNKNETSRVNAGRDPSHYSPLTGTRQMSPSSTSKQRAAADAEERKTQKDSILKTAEPETSSRGQSSPEENTQILNLFSQVEDSLNEFLELRQHLSDLQAAEGSRELGNLFGLDSGTLDLESEMQKTKVLICKVRKKKKRQRIG; encoded by the exons ATGCG AGCCAAACGATCCCTACGTCTGGAAGCGTCAGAGACCAACAAG AATGAAACATCAAGAGTTAATGCAGGTCGAGACCCCAGCCATTACTCCCCACTCACTGGGACCCGTCAGATGAGCCCCTCATCCACCTCCAAACAGCGAGCAGCGGCAGATGCTGAGGAGCGAAAAACACAAA AAGACTCCATTCTCAAGACTGCAGAACCagaaacatccagcagagggcagagCTCTCCAGAAGAAAACACACA AATTTTGAACCTGTTTTCACAAGTTGAAGATTCGCTGAATGAGTTTTTGGAACTGAGGCAACACCTATCAGACTTACAG GCTGCAGAGGGCAGCAGAGAGCTGGGAAACCTCTTTGGATTGGATTCCGGAACGTTGGATCTTGAGTCGGAGATGCAGAAAACGAAAGTTCTGA TTTGCAAAGTGAGGAAAAAAAAGAAGCGTCAGCGCATCGGCTGA
- the ITGB3BP gene encoding centromere protein R isoform X1 encodes MRAKRSLRLEASETNKNETSRVNAGRDPSHYSPLTGTRQMSPSSTSKQRAAADAEERKTQKDSILKTAEPETSSRGQSSPEENTQILNLFSQVEDSLNEFLELRQHLSDLQAAEGSRELGNLFGLDSGTLDLESEMQKTKVLSKRQKEKLPPQFTRPLSFSLWARKTL; translated from the exons ATGCG AGCCAAACGATCCCTACGTCTGGAAGCGTCAGAGACCAACAAG AATGAAACATCAAGAGTTAATGCAGGTCGAGACCCCAGCCATTACTCCCCACTCACTGGGACCCGTCAGATGAGCCCCTCATCCACCTCCAAACAGCGAGCAGCGGCAGATGCTGAGGAGCGAAAAACACAAA AAGACTCCATTCTCAAGACTGCAGAACCagaaacatccagcagagggcagagCTCTCCAGAAGAAAACACACA AATTTTGAACCTGTTTTCACAAGTTGAAGATTCGCTGAATGAGTTTTTGGAACTGAGGCAACACCTATCAGACTTACAG GCTGCAGAGGGCAGCAGAGAGCTGGGAAACCTCTTTGGATTGGATTCCGGAACGTTGGATCTTGAGTCGGAGATGCAGAAAACGAAAGTTCTGAGTAAGAGACAAAAAGAAAAGCTTCCTCCACAATTCACGAGACCTCTGTCCTTCTCTCTATGGGCTAGAAAAACATTGTAA